The following coding sequences lie in one Spea bombifrons isolate aSpeBom1 chromosome 5, aSpeBom1.2.pri, whole genome shotgun sequence genomic window:
- the LOC128497685 gene encoding LOW QUALITY PROTEIN: mas-related G-protein coupled receptor member D-like (The sequence of the model RefSeq protein was modified relative to this genomic sequence to represent the inferred CDS: substituted 1 base at 1 genomic stop codon) — protein MDFNSPHVTDINTTEYHNSGFSKDAHIHFTIATAVAIALCLFGMVGNVIVFWYLSLKIKRTTYTVYIINLAAADFIFLIFSAVIMMIQMNEMVGKNPDFTGKHKLLTVVEIVNDSALYSGMFFLTAISMERCFSAVFPIWYQCYRPKNLSLIACLLLWIIAWLEALLENLVCPSEDFDAQTTSCTGMQLKKFITGIGLCLPLMVLSSVTLMITVKRSLQSNRTPKLYIIIIIAVIIFVISVIPFNFVWLILYFQLLPLDVQNTSIYFASVFASVLNSAINPYIYFIIGRQWKEKSPHSIRDALKRAFKDDKKENKVIQSXKQNRWGKKPYFYI, from the coding sequence TATCATAATAGTGGTTTTAGCAAAGATGCACACATCCATTTTACTATTGCAACCGCAGTTGCCATAGCCCTCTGTCTGTTTGGAATGGTGGGAAATGTTATTGTATTCTGGTACCTGTCCTTAAAAATTAAGAGGACCACCTACACGGTTTATATTATCAACCTAGCAGCAGCTGACTTcatatttctcatattttctGCTGTTATAATGATGATTCAAATGAATGAAATGGTTGGCAAAAATCCAGATTTTACAGGAAAGCATAAACTCCTTACAGTTGTAGAAATAGTTAATGACAGTGCACTGTATTCAGGAATGTTCTTTCTCACAGCCATCAGCATGGAAAggtgtttttctgctgtttttccAATATGGTATCAGTGTTACAGACCAAAGAACCTGTCTTTAATCGCATGCTTACTACTTTGGATCATTGCCTGGTTGGAGGCCCTCCTTGAAAATCTGGTATGTCCATCAGAAGATTTTGACGCTCAGACAACAAGCTGTACCGGAATGCAACTAAAGAAATTTATCACTGGTATCGGACTCTGTCTGCCCTTAATGGTGTTGTCTAGTGTTACACTTATGATTACGGTAAAGAGGTCCTTACAGTCGAATCGCACTCCAAAACTTTACATTATCATCATAATTGCAGTGATTATTTTTGTCATATCTGTCATTCCATTTAACTTTGTGTGGCTCATATTGTACTTTCAGCTGTTGCCCTTAGATGTTCAGAATACTAGTATCTATTTTGCCAGTGTGTTTGCCTCTGTACTGAATAGTGCAATCAACCCAtacatttactttattataggaaggcaatggaaagaaaaatctcCCCATTCCATACGAGATGCTCTTAAAAGAGCCTTCAAGgatgataaaaaagaaaataaagtaatccagtcataaaaacaaaaccgcTGGGGGAAGAaaccttatttttatatatga